The Nocardia arthritidis genome has a window encoding:
- a CDS encoding MCE family protein has product MNPPLWQWLVRHRIAVANIGLIVALVLGTAYLSAGVLRWNPLARGYTVTVELPSSGGLSRGNDVTFRGVRVGKVRELRISGAGVTAIAEIDAAARIPVGGTVAVGRLSAAGEQYLDFRPDSETGPYLSDGAVVERARTTVPVPVQSVLANLSDFIGGMNPDRLDTIIDELDRALAGGPDRLRDMISGMSRAMAGLDGLLPQTRALIANLEVIAETTSHAQPDLATLTRAGGVLFEQTTAADRELRHLIDAGPGQLATLNEFVSRTQDPITDLVTNFVAITKAAKLRAPAIAALFPALRTGSEALGIPAHDGQFYTLVDPWPRPWCEYDTIPVVPTEKTTDTRVRLYNYCVTSNPALQIRGSANAPRPDVPDNGSGPPPGVTGNELSQPAPTR; this is encoded by the coding sequence GTGAATCCGCCGCTGTGGCAATGGTTGGTGCGCCACCGGATAGCGGTCGCGAATATCGGTTTGATCGTCGCGCTGGTGCTCGGCACGGCCTACCTGTCCGCCGGCGTGCTGCGGTGGAATCCGTTGGCGCGCGGCTACACCGTGACGGTGGAGCTGCCGTCGTCGGGCGGATTGTCGCGGGGCAACGACGTGACGTTCCGGGGCGTCCGGGTGGGGAAGGTGCGTGAGCTCCGGATTTCCGGCGCCGGTGTGACGGCGATCGCCGAAATCGACGCGGCGGCCCGCATTCCCGTCGGCGGAACCGTCGCCGTCGGGCGGCTGTCCGCGGCCGGCGAACAGTATCTGGACTTCCGCCCCGACTCCGAAACCGGGCCGTATCTGAGCGACGGCGCCGTCGTCGAGCGTGCGCGTACGACCGTGCCGGTACCGGTGCAATCGGTGCTGGCGAATCTGAGCGATTTCATCGGCGGGATGAACCCGGACCGGCTCGACACGATCATCGACGAGCTCGACCGTGCGCTGGCCGGCGGCCCGGATCGGTTGCGCGACATGATATCCGGGATGAGCCGGGCGATGGCCGGGCTGGACGGCCTGCTGCCGCAGACCCGCGCCCTCATCGCGAACCTCGAGGTGATCGCCGAAACCACCTCGCACGCGCAACCCGACCTGGCCACGCTCACCAGAGCGGGCGGCGTGCTGTTCGAGCAGACGACCGCGGCCGATCGGGAACTGCGCCACCTGATCGACGCCGGGCCGGGACAGTTGGCCACGCTGAACGAATTCGTTTCGCGCACACAGGATCCGATCACCGATCTGGTGACGAACTTCGTCGCGATCACCAAGGCGGCGAAATTGCGCGCGCCCGCGATCGCCGCGCTGTTCCCCGCGCTGCGCACCGGATCGGAGGCGCTCGGCATCCCGGCACACGACGGCCAGTTCTACACGCTGGTCGATCCGTGGCCGCGACCGTGGTGCGAATACGACACCATCCCCGTGGTCCCCACCGAGAAGACCACCGACACCCGGGTCCGGCTCTACAACTACTGCGTCACCAGCAACCCGGCCCTGCAGATCCGCGGCTCGGCCAATGCCCCGCGCCCCGACGTGCCCGACAACGGATCGGGCCCGCCGCCCGGCGTGACCGGAAACGAGCTGTCCCAACCCGCACCCACTCGATAG